GTAGGAAAATTCACCAGAAAGTTTGCATGACGCACGCAGAAACAACGATCAGTTCAACTGCTTCGTAGTTGGGCAACCCAAAATGTGGAACCTGTACCACAAAGTTGCATCTTGAATTCAACATGAATGGAAGCAGTAAAAAGACCAGTAGCATGGGCTATGTTTCTGAAATGCAGATCATAGACTGCAATTCAAAATAGTTCAAGGGGCATAAAAATGGTAGCATAAATGGTGTAATATTATACTGTTTCAGAGGATTACCATTCATCTGTTGTGAAGCCTCATCATCACTGATAGTCCTTCAGGATAAATAACTGAGCTGTGGGAAACAAAATAAATATGTAGTCAAATATGAGGTTGCTTAAAAACTAGTCACCTATATTTGTACCAGTAAATTGGCTTTTATGTACAGAAGTATGAGCATTGGCATGTTGACCTTTGCCGCTGTGTTGGCAGGGGTAGGACCATACAACCTACATGAGAGGAAACAAATACTTGAAAAAATTACTGAGTTTGTGTTTCTAAAACCTGTAACAGAATAGAACTAAATATAGTTATTAGTGAAACTATAGATGATAGCATTTTTCATTGTGTAAAGAAATTGTTGCTCCTAAGGTCTGTATGTAGCCTACAAAGGCAAAACTTGAAAGGGTCATGTGCACTGTCGTCAGCAGGAAGAGAATGGAAAGAACACAAGCTGTGGCAAAACTTGAGACAGCAGAGCCCGTTCGTttagctgtggcttgtcgtaaacgatcgtaaatttccagccggaacagtatttttctctcacacaaaccagccagcagtacttcttcacgaatcagcaacgatacgaaccagccaaccgaacaggctggtcGATCATTTACACGTGTGCATACGAAGCAACCTGTAGTCATGGACAGAGTAGTAGCTTTTATCTGAAAGTGTAGTAGCGCACCATTATCTGAAAGGGCAAGACTTTTGTCTTGTTTTGGCCATCGAGCCCGAATATAAATTGATAGAATAAGTAAACAGGTACTGGGTAAATATTTTAAGAAGGAGCAATACGATTTTATTACTCCACGGAATTTGATAATTTACCTTGAAAGTAAGAACATATAATAGCAGGTGACGGTGATATGACTGGAGCAGCTGCAGAATCATAGCAATGCAGCATAAAACAATATGATTCTGCAGGAAAATATAAAAACTAAATTAGCAAGGAAAGAAGGGGCAAGCAGCAATAACTTTTAAGGACATGCATCAGTATAGGAATAGCAATAACTTTTAAGGACATGGATTTGTTGTAGTGGAATGACATTTACTAAACATTCCAAAATGTTCCCAGGGTACTGCAGCACCACGAAACTTGGGATGGAGCAGCACGTTGGAAAAGATGGTCTGAAGGTTGTACAACCAAAGTAATGTTTTCTTAGTCCCAAAATGTGTTTGAATGGAAAGGTGAGTTGCTTACCTTTTGGAATAGGTACATGATGGTGGGCAATGAtttcaagtcgtccgattaatcgcgattaatcgtcctAATCGGTCCTGGATGCTCGATTAGGGACCTCGACCCGATTAGCTCGATTAGGGGCCTGGTCGTCCGACTAATCGTcgcctaatcgcgattagtcgtccgatTAGGGGTGGGACGACTAGTTTtggctgttttttttttgctgccGCGCGCGGGCCACTGGGCGAGCGCGCCAGAGCGCGAAAACGCAGCTGCGTGAGCGCGCGCGCGCGGGGTCACGGGCGCGCGGGTCACGGGCGCGCGCGAGCGTGGGAGGGATAAGGGGTTTTGGCTGGTAGCGACAAAAATTTCACGGGAAATTAACAGCCGCCGCCGGCCCTGTGCTCGCGACTCGCGAGTCGCGCCCGCCCTCTGCTCCGCCGGTGGCCGGCGCCCCTGCAGCCTGCTCCTGCCGGCGGCCCTCTGCTCCGGCGGTCCCGCCCGCCCTCTGCTCCCGCGGTGGCCAGCCGCCCAGCCCTCTACATCCTGCTCCCGCCGGCGGCCATCTGCGCCAGTCCGCTCGCCCTCTGCTCCGCGGTGGCTGGCCATCTGCGGCTCTGCGCCCGCCCGCCCTCTGTTCCTACAGGTGCCTGGTCGCTCAGCCCTCTGCTCAGGTGTCTGCTCCCGCCGCCCTCTGCTCCAGCAGGTGGCCGGCCCTCTGCTGATCTATTCCCGCCGCAGCTGCCTCCCTGCCGTTCAGGTCCTTCCCTCATCCCCTGCTCCTCTGCCCTCTCATCTCTACTCCTCTGATTTGGATGCTTCATGTTCTCTCAGGGGTCAGGGGCTCAGAGTTAGAGCTGCATTCCTCTGATTTGAAGGCCTGAAGGTGCCGGCCCTCTGCTCGTTGGTGATGAGCTGCTCTGACGACTGTATGTCCATTTTCCCTCCCCATCTGCTCTCCTGACCTACATGGCTGCATCCTCTCTGGCTCTGCTAGTAATGCTGCTAACTATCAGCCTTGTGCTTGTACAGCTGTGGAGCGACGACGTGCAAACGTGGAAGTGATAATGCCGATGCCTGACCTTGACGGAGGTGTTCTACATTCATCATCTGGGTCAGGTGCAGCTGCCACGGCTTCCTCAGCTAGTCCAGATGTTGCAACACTAGTTGAGAGGGCTATTGCAAAGCTACCTCCAGAGCTTGCTGCCCAGGAGTCCTGATGCATAGGACGATTATATGGACGACCAGGGTCGACTAGGCTCGACTAATCGGCCTGGtcgacgactaatcacgattagtcgccTGGTCGGTCCTATAGCGACTAGGTTCGACTAGACGACCTGAAAACATTGATGGTGGGGCTGGACATATGTAGAATGACTCCTGCAATGATATTACAACAAAAATTTGTACTTGCTGTGTATAGACAGTATATCTCTAAAGTAGAAGATCTCAATGAAGAGAAGTGTCAGTAAAGTTCATTTATAAACGTAGGGAGGGAGGCTATTATATGAATGCAATGAATTACAAAGAAATTAGGAAGGAGTGTGAAACATAATTTGGGGAGCAACATGTAGAAAATCTCAGTATGCAATTTTGCAAAGAATCAAAGCAATGGCAAAAAAATGACTGGTTTCACCAGATAGGAAGATAGCATTGCTAAATGTGACCCTGCGCACAGTATCAAAATGAAATGTTGTACATTCTTGGCATAAAGAAGAAGTACTTCGGACTGAGCCATTTAAAAATTCCATTAATTTTGATATCATCTTGATCTCTGGATTCTCCATTTTGCTTAGTCCGTTAGTCTCTGAATACCTGAGGGTAAGCAGTCGAATGAAGCTGGTCATAACCAGAAGCATTGGTCCAGCATCAGAGCGAAACAAATCCAAGTGAGCAATCATATGTACATGAGCAAGGATAGGAAGGAAATGAGTGGACCAATGTAAATCGAAGAGGACCTGTACCAATCAATTGAAGGGATAGCAAGAATAGTGATAGTCACCCTAAGAGGAATAAGGTGAAGATGCAAAGTGGATACAAATTCTGCACAAAGTAATCAGTTAGCCCTAGAAGTAAACGATACCCAGAAATAGGAAGGGAAATTTCACCTGTGTATAACTGGTGGCGGCCTCCTCTGCCGATGATGACAGGGTGAACAGGACGACGGGTCGATTCGGCGCCGGTGGCCGGACCATGGGACGGAGTAGAAGAAGAGGGCGAGCCGCGCAGCCAAGTCACTGACGGGGGAGAGGAAGAGGCAACGCGCGGCCGTCGTCCGAGCCGGGCGCCTAGCGTGCCGGTGGCGAGGGAGAGGAAGGGCCTTCGAGCTCCTGGACGCGAGGCCGCGGCGACGTAGGGGTGGAGGGGGCACGGACGGCGGCCGCCAGCGCGGGGCGTCGTCGGAGGCAGGGGCCACGCTGGGCCGGGGCCGGAGCGGGCGAAGTTTCGggagagaggtgggccggagcgGGAGCGGCCGAGGCTGCGGGAGAGGAAGGCGGTGTGCGGCGCTGTGGGCCACGTACGCCGAGCGGCCCCTTTTCTCCGTGTCTTGGAAGCAACGTGGAGGGCTGGATGGGGCAGGAAGCTCGTCGAAGGTTCCAGGCAGTGGGTAGCTGACTTTTGACGTGGAATCTGACGGCCAGGGAAAGCAGGCGACGTGGCTCTTCCTGGGAGCAGAAAATGGTATACACAAATAAGGGGGTATACGGTAGATTGGGCTCCTTTTCCACCTTGTGTCTGCTGCCTTCTCATGAGCACAACACGCGAGGCCCTGCTGCAGTCTCCTCACAAGCGTCTCTCTTCCGTGGTCACGCATTCACGTTGCTGCAAGAAACACTTTGCTGCTTTTGAGCTCGCCAACGGTGCACCGTCTCCTCTGCTTCTCGCCATGGTGCTAGCCTGCTAGGACCACAACAACCACCATGCACAAGTTTGCAGCCCGTGCTGCTTGGCGTTTAtcagctggttcgtatcgttgctggttcgtaaagaagtactgctggctggtttgtgtgagagaaaaatactgttccgactgaaaatttatgatcgtttacgacaagccacagccaaatgaacaggCTATATGTTCACCTTTCGGTCGGACTGCCACACAACCTCGACGCCACCAGCATGGCATCTCGTCACCTTGCAGCTCACTTTTCAGTCTGTTCGTTTGCtggtttcagccagagcttatcagtcatggtataatatttttttctcataataaaccagcatcaaccgggcttatcagtccagaaaccaaccagtaaACAGGTTGTTTACTCCCTGTGATCATCTCCATCAGCGTTTCATCACGGCCTTGTCGCGCGTGCTCGCCCACACGCAACCTTGCCGCAACAGCTGCACCTTCCACGCCGCCATCTCACTGACAGCAACGTCACATGCTGCCGCAAGCCCCGCCGTGCGCACTTCACTTCTACGTACAGGCCCTGCCGCAACAACAATGCCCTCGCACACCTCCTGTGCACGAGACATGCCACACCATGGTCGCGCATCACTGACACCCTGCTACTCACCGTGTCATGGTACAGCCCCTATGCAACATCCGGTCGCACTACCATCACTTTGGTGCTCCCGTGCTCCGATCGACCTGGCTCCCGCCACGTCTGGCCCTACCGGTCTGGATCGTGAACCAAGGCCGACATTCCCCGCGCTGCCTTCACCGGCCACTGTGTCGATCCGTCCGCCACATCTGGCCAATCCTTACCGACTTGCAGCCTATCAGACGGTTCAGGCCTCCTGCCTAGAGTGTCCGACACCATCGACCGGAGCACCGGTCGCCGCCATACTCCACCTTGTGCCACCTTGAGCAGCACCAGTCGAGCATGATCCTCGAGTCTCCACCTCATCCCTCGCCTCCTAAGATGCTCAAAACAACCAACAGCTCTGATACAAATTGTTGTGATAGCGGCGCCTAACGCGAAAACGATTGCTTGGATCTACCTAGGTAAGATGCTCATGAGAAATCGTACACACTGCACAGGAGACTCGATGTCCCGGGGCATGCTTACGGGCACTCCTCCCCAAAACCGCGACACCGGCCCCCGGGGCGTTGGCCAAAATCGCCAGCACCCCCACGAGCCTGTCACCTTGTGTTGCTACTCTCAAGTGGTGGGTTACAAGTGCAGCCCCCTCCTCCTTTTATAGAGGGACCAGGTTACAAGAGCCAACACCTAGCTCACCTAACCCTATACTGCTAATTACAAACACAAGTCCACTATAACCCCATTAGTACAAATAAATATTCGACACATTTCTAACACAAAGCTCTCCTCTGCCCACGCCCCTGCCGGTGAGCTCCTTTCTAGCAGGGGCGAAGCCAGGATAAAATGCTACTAGGGTCAGTTCAAACACACAATACTTACTTTAGCTTATGGCAGTGGAGTATAATACTTACCAGTTGTGCTACCCTTCCTCGCCTCGGAAATAACTAGATCATTGTCCATAATAAACGGTCATGTAGCCCATTTACACAacgtttaaacgctacacgggACAGGTGTCACATATTTTTATTAGAAAAGTAATTTTTATTCTGATCTCTCCATAATTATACTCATTACCATTGATTATTTTGGTTCTAGACTTCTAGCCTCCGGCTCATTAAAACATTCTCTCAAAAAGGCAAACATGAAAAGAGAGAACAAAATATGATGTAATGCTATTCGGTACTTCTACATAAATGACGAGCAGAAAAAGATAATCATATCCTTATTCATCAATTGGTGATTAAGGAACTCTAAGAAATAtgatgtactccctctgtccaacaaaacatgaaactaCGGGTTGCGTGCCGAAAAAAGTAGTTTACGTTTGATCAAATTTCTAGTGAATACTATTCACATTTATGATTCCAAATTaacttattatgaaaatacatttcgtaatgaatctaatggtatttatttgatatcgtaaatattatattttttatctataattaatcaAATTTGAGATACTAAACCATGATACTATGCTAGAATTGCATATTTTTCTGAACGGAGGGAGTGCTTCTATAACACAAGCAACAAATAGGGGATTGATGAACTCTAAAAATCGAAAAAAAATCAGATCCTTATTTATCAAAAACAGTTGCTAAATTGGGGATTTGGCCCTTCGGGGTTACCTCATCTAGGTGTTTTGGTAGAGAAGACGAGAGTCTCCTTGCAGCAGCCGCTAGCACCCAGGACGATGCATTTAGGCGATGAGCCATGCGCCGCTCGACGACAGGAGGCGAGAAGcgtgaaattttcgtattttggccttttttgaaaacaatttttagaaaaatacctacaccaaaacattttctaaaaatagaccatttttaggcgtcttagcacatgacgccgagatatgaggctcagCGTCGTGTCACTCAacgccgaggtattgccacgtcacggacgaccggggtcgtcgtcgacacggtggcgcgtgggtccgagatGTCGGTGTCGTGTCCGCCGACGCCAAgtgcccaacctcggcgcggctGGACTGCGCGCCGAGATACTGGACCCAcccggagcgcggcccaggcggcccaacaaagcacggtggcccagaagctcggcgttgggtcacttaacgccgaggctccagacctcggcgtggcccgactcaacgccgaggtctggtccctttaggccgcgccgaggccccttcttcttcctccctccattctgaaaccgccggcctccctctctttctcttctcccccgtgccgccaccaaaccctaggctccaaaatcgacccccggtgccacgatctcggctcccgaagcttcctcgaggtaatagtccctcccctcctccattctatccgcgtagatgtgcttacattgtccctaatcatgtggaatcatggttgtatggtgttttggtatatttgtgtttgtatttgcaaaatgtatggcttaggatgattgagtgcattgttgtttaactgttttatgtgatgaacatgttaggttagtttggtttctagttattttggtcattagggttctttgtttattgtaggtgtcattagggttagttatttgttggtcattagggttactatgtattttatttatttgttggtcatcacatttcaatttgttatgactagaaatgattatgttgttggggttgaaaaagatgaaatgatatattttagtttctacttattggattgaaactcgcatgatatattgatatgtgacactacttgttgtgtgatggctgtagatagataaattagtgaggttgcatcatggaggcaaATACAACTAGCCCAATTAAATTCAAACTAATTCAAATAATTCTAAATTTTAGAAATAaaaattagggtgttacacttgttTGCCACAGAGTGAAGTAGCCGCTGCCATCAAACTTCTCCACCTCAAATCTGGTATCTGTCAGCGCCATCCTACCAACCCGCGGTTTGATCCATTTCTTGACGATCTCACCGCCCGATCCACCCGCCTTGACAACCGGCTCAGGCAGATCAACCTTCTTGGGGCCTCCTTCCCGGCGTCTGTTCCAACCAGCGTCTCCTCGACAGTCTCCAGACTGCTTGCTGATGATCACCATCGAGCTGAGCCTGCTAGCTCTCACCCACACCGCCACCAGAGCAAACCACCTAGCTCTCActacaaaatatatatatatttggctaGCTTTGCTCTCTGGTCTTTTATCTATCTTGCGATGCACTCAACCAGCCCCTCTGCTCCTGGTTTTATTTCACCGCGTGGTCACTCTGCTGCTCGCCAATAGCCGTGCCGTGTCTCCTTGAGCTGTGAGCCTAATCTTGAAGGCTCATCTTGGATCTTGCACACAAGCTCATAACTAGCTTCCGCAAGAAACCTTGACTTTCAAGACCACTAAGGATGGAAAATGAAAATGGATATCCGCATTATCCGATATCCGTATTCACTAAAACCTGTAATATGGATATCCGTATTCATATCCGTTTCTAATATGGTAACTAAATGGATATATCTGAATTCGTTTTTCAGTGTTTTTCTTTATTCGATTCCAGATCTGTATTCGATAATATCCGGCAGTATCCGTATCCACAGAAACAATAAGGTATCATGAACCTAATTAAAAGTTTTCTCTTCATAATGAGTAACCAGTAATTTAATTTTATTGTTACTAATGATGCATTAGAACCATTTAATAGTATATCTAGAAATAACTTTTAATATTAATTTAAAATTATTACGTATACATAAAGATTAAAATAATTTTAGTATCTTCTAATTTAGTTTAAACCTAATGTATTTGTTGTTTACATTATTTTAATACTTTACTTTATTTATTTGTTGATATAAATTACtttatataaaatatattttatgatatatatttatcataaaatataatttgtataATTAATTGATATTTCtaagtattaatatttattaaTAACTATATTATTTTTATTAGCTATCCTTGTCTACATTATACACACAAATAATTTAACCTCTACTTGTGTATTAATTCTGTAATTCCAAAAATATTGATAAAGCAAAATGGCTATTTGTTTTCTATAATTTTTATTTAAATTTCCTCACTTgacctattattttattaaatattatccATTATAATTTAGTTTACTTGATATTGGAGATTATTATAAGTGTACTTTCATTTAGTTAACTTTAGTTAATGATGAACTAGTAGTAAAATTTCATTCATATACATTGAGGTTGCGTTTAATTCACGAaataaaaatttttggatgtcacgtcGGATGTTTCGGAGGATGTAAGgaattttcggatactaataaaaaagctAATTACATAGCTAGTCTGGAAACtacaagacgaatttattaagcttaattaatccgtcattagcgcatgttagttagtgtagcacttatggctaatcataaactaattagtcTTAGaacattcgtctcacgatttccaaccaaactgtgcaattagtattttttttgtctatatttaatacttcatgcatgtgtcacaagattcgatgtgataattTGGGATAAAAAATTTTAAGAACTAAACCAAGCCTGAATTTAACAATATACACTTCAAGTTGAATCGAGTAAAACATTTGTTTTGTATCCGAATCTGAGACATTCATTTTGTATTCATATTGAGAAATGTTCGTGTCCATATTCATATCCGAATTAAAATATAGTAAAAAATGATATCCGGATCCGACACCACGCGAATCCGATACGTTCCCTTCGTGAAAGACCACCCCTGCAGCT
Above is a genomic segment from Miscanthus floridulus cultivar M001 chromosome 3, ASM1932011v1, whole genome shotgun sequence containing:
- the LOC136543972 gene encoding uncharacterized protein — translated: MRDHGRETLVRRLQQGLACCAHEKAADTRWKRSPIYRIPPYLCIPFSAPRKSHVACFPWPSDSTSKVSYPLPGTFDELPAPSSPPRCFQDTEKRGRSAYVAHSAAHRLPLPQPRPLPLRPTSLPKLRPLRPRPSVAPASDDAPRWRPPSVPPPPLRRRGLASRSSKALPLPRHRHARRPARTTAARCLFLSPVSDLAARLALFFYSVPWSGHRRRIDPSSCSPCHHRQRRPPPVIHSFIRLLTLRSHSTYVQPHHHVPIPKAAPVISPSPAIICSYFQGCFVCTRVNDRPACSVGWFVSLLIREEVLLAGLCERKILFRLEIYDRLRQATAKRTGSAVSSFATACVLSILFLLTTVHMTLSSFAFVVWSYPCQHSGKAQLFILKDYQ